Proteins from a genomic interval of Treponema succinifaciens DSM 2489:
- the hemW gene encoding radical SAM family heme chaperone HemW codes for MNSAALYVHIPFCLKKCSYCDFFSVENSGRIDNLYLECLKNEAVFYAEKYKIDFWRTIYIGGGTPSLLSASQIEKLAIYLKNSCLCKNITPLEFTIEMNPESVSKEKLDSAWKNGITRLSLGIQSLNENALRAVERHCNVETAISALETVKSCWKGELSLDAIAGLPCQSEKEFLLSLEKIISYNPGHISLYTLTVEEKTPLARNISSGKINFDFDEADSQWLSGRDLLLKNGFFQYEVSNFCQNGKKSIHNSSYWAQKDYVGIGCSACGTFYGNKSFRWTNTENILEYENFWSKPFPLESEIPRSIEEFSLETREFEFLMMGLRTFEGLNSARYRKNFRFVEPWNGDLEKRLEPVREFGVKTTENPDGSKNFSLTEDAILFLNKILLEL; via the coding sequence ATGAACAGCGCGGCTTTATATGTCCATATTCCGTTCTGCTTAAAGAAATGCAGTTACTGCGACTTTTTCAGTGTGGAAAATTCCGGACGCATAGACAACTTGTACCTTGAATGCTTGAAAAATGAAGCCGTTTTTTATGCGGAAAAATACAAAATCGACTTTTGGCGCACAATTTATATTGGAGGCGGCACTCCAAGCCTTTTGTCTGCCAGCCAGATTGAAAAACTTGCAATTTACTTAAAAAATTCCTGCCTGTGTAAAAATATTACGCCTTTGGAATTTACAATCGAAATGAACCCAGAGTCAGTTTCAAAAGAAAAACTTGATTCCGCCTGGAAAAACGGCATTACGCGCCTTTCGCTTGGAATTCAGTCGTTAAATGAAAATGCGTTGAGAGCTGTTGAGCGTCATTGCAACGTGGAAACTGCAATTTCAGCTTTGGAAACTGTAAAATCCTGCTGGAAGGGCGAGCTTAGCCTTGATGCGATTGCGGGGCTTCCTTGCCAGTCTGAAAAAGAATTTCTTTTGTCGCTTGAAAAAATCATTTCATACAATCCGGGGCATATTTCGCTTTATACGCTTACAGTTGAAGAAAAAACTCCGCTTGCAAGGAATATTTCTTCTGGAAAAATAAATTTTGATTTTGACGAGGCTGATTCCCAGTGGCTTTCCGGACGTGATTTGCTTTTAAAAAACGGTTTTTTTCAGTATGAAGTTTCAAACTTTTGTCAAAATGGAAAAAAAAGCATTCACAACAGTTCTTACTGGGCGCAAAAAGATTATGTTGGCATTGGGTGTTCTGCCTGCGGAACTTTTTATGGAAACAAGAGCTTTCGCTGGACAAATACGGAAAACATTTTGGAGTACGAAAATTTCTGGAGCAAGCCGTTTCCTCTTGAATCTGAAATTCCAAGAAGCATAGAAGAATTCAGCCTTGAAACGCGGGAATTTGAGTTCTTGATGATGGGACTCAGGACTTTTGAAGGCTTGAATTCAGCCCGATATAGAAAAAATTTCCGTTTCGTTGAGCCGTGGAATGGCGACTTGGAAAAACGCCTTGAGCCTGTAAGAGAATTCGGCGTTAAAACTACGGAAAACCCGGACGGCTCTAAAAATTTTTCACTTACAGAAGATGCAATCTTGTTTTTGAATAAAATTCTGCTTGAGCTTTAG